The following coding sequences lie in one bacterium genomic window:
- a CDS encoding TraR/DksA family transcriptional regulator produces the protein MHKNTSIDTAHFKEKLEAEKTLIEGELRGVGRINPENPKDWEATPSPIDVSSADKTEVAEQMEEFEERGAVEVELENKLGSITRALDKIKNNTYGVCEVGNEPIEIARLEANPAAITCIKHMNS, from the coding sequence ATGCATAAAAACACATCGATTGACACAGCACATTTTAAAGAAAAGCTTGAAGCAGAGAAAACGCTTATCGAGGGAGAGCTCCGGGGTGTCGGGCGGATAAACCCCGAAAACCCTAAGGACTGGGAAGCGACTCCTTCTCCTATCGACGTTTCTTCTGCAGATAAAACGGAAGTTGCGGAACAGATGGAAGAATTTGAGGAAAGAGGCGCAGTTGAGGTTGAGCTTGAAAACAAGCTTGGGAGTATCACGCGGGCGCTTGATAAAATAAAAAACAATACCTATGGGGTATGCGAGGTTGGAAATGAACCAATCGAAATTGCACGCCTTGAAGCAAATCCTGCCGCAATAACCTGCATCAAACATATGAACAGTTAA
- the rpsO gene encoding 30S ribosomal protein S15 produces MLTTKKKQNIINKHQVHGKDTGSPEVQVALLTKRINELAGHLKKHTKDIHSRRGLLQMVADRHTQLKYLKRKSKERYDVVTKKLGLK; encoded by the coding sequence ATGCTCACTACAAAGAAAAAACAGAATATTATCAATAAACACCAGGTGCACGGGAAGGATACTGGGTCTCCCGAGGTTCAGGTTGCTTTGCTCACCAAGAGAATCAACGAACTTGCAGGACATTTGAAGAAACACACGAAAGACATCCATTCACGAAGAGGTCTTCTCCAAATGGTTGCGGATCGCCACACTCAACTCAAATACCTCAAAAGAAAGAGCAAGGAGCGTTACGATGTTGTCACTAAAAAACTTGGTCTTAAGTAA
- a CDS encoding tyrosine-type recombinase/integrase codes for MANLLHGSDAIFYYRMELENLKRQFLEHLEIEKGRSLKTVENYDRYLSRFFSYAKISNANEITEDGIRNYRLWLNRQSAGDSHKGETLKKRTQNYYLIALRAFLKYLSARGIPSLSAEKIELAKVSERSLDLISSEELERLLSAPEGDSIKPLRDKAILELLFSTGLRVSELCSLSRDVDLKKDEFSVRGKGDKIRVVFFSASAKDAVKKYLEKRTDMDDALFINIGRVNKEKKSIRLTPRSVERIVKYYAVKAGISRTVTPHIIRHSFATDLLENGADLRSVQALLGHANINTTQIYTHVTDKHLREIHKAFHGKRRK; via the coding sequence GTGGCAAATTTGCTCCACGGGAGCGATGCCATTTTCTACTACAGGATGGAACTTGAAAATCTAAAACGACAATTTCTCGAACATCTTGAAATTGAAAAAGGGAGAAGTCTCAAAACGGTTGAAAACTATGATCGATATCTTTCACGGTTTTTTTCTTACGCAAAAATTTCAAATGCCAATGAAATAACCGAAGATGGCATAAGAAATTATCGGTTGTGGCTCAATAGGCAATCTGCAGGAGATTCACACAAAGGGGAAACGCTTAAAAAAAGAACCCAGAATTATTACCTCATTGCATTGCGGGCATTTCTTAAGTATTTGTCTGCACGGGGAATACCATCTCTATCGGCAGAAAAGATAGAGCTTGCAAAGGTATCTGAACGCAGTCTCGATCTCATATCCTCCGAAGAGTTGGAAAGACTTCTCTCTGCCCCAGAGGGAGATTCCATAAAACCCTTGCGGGATAAGGCTATTTTGGAACTTTTGTTCTCGACAGGACTTCGGGTTTCCGAACTGTGTTCTCTTTCACGCGACGTGGACTTAAAAAAAGACGAGTTTTCGGTGCGTGGGAAGGGGGATAAAATAAGAGTCGTCTTTTTTTCAGCGAGCGCAAAAGATGCGGTCAAAAAATATCTTGAAAAACGAACTGACATGGATGATGCATTGTTTATCAACATTGGCAGAGTGAATAAAGAAAAGAAAAGTATCCGATTGACTCCAAGGTCAGTAGAACGAATTGTGAAGTACTACGCCGTTAAAGCAGGGATTTCACGTACGGTAACACCGCACATTATTCGCCATTCATTCGCGACCGATCTTCTTGAAAATGGCGCTGACCTTCGTTCTGTACAGGCGCTTTTAGGGCATGCAAATATAAATACAACACAGATATACACCCATGTCACTGACAAACATTTACGTGAAATTCACAAGGCGTTTCACGGGAAACGCCGAAAATAG
- a CDS encoding NYN domain-containing protein gives MSVIKHKGQRVGIFIDTQNLYHSAKNLYKARVNFGAIMKDAVAGRELVRAIAYVITTESGEEKNFFDALGKLGIEAKTKDLQIFFGGAKKADWDVGIAVDAIRFASKLDTIVIASGDGDFIPLVEYLKSLGVQVEVIAFGRSASGKLREVADDFIDLCDDPGKYLMGAQRPRGRQFRRPQGGAQSSLQK, from the coding sequence ATGTCGGTCATTAAACACAAAGGACAACGGGTTGGAATTTTTATTGATACACAAAACCTCTACCACAGCGCAAAAAATTTATATAAAGCGAGAGTTAATTTCGGGGCAATCATGAAAGATGCCGTGGCGGGAAGAGAACTCGTGCGCGCAATCGCATATGTCATTACTACTGAATCCGGCGAAGAAAAGAATTTCTTTGATGCACTCGGGAAACTCGGCATTGAAGCAAAGACAAAAGATTTGCAAATATTTTTTGGTGGTGCAAAAAAGGCCGACTGGGATGTCGGGATCGCTGTTGATGCGATTCGATTTGCGTCCAAGCTCGACACCATCGTAATTGCTTCTGGGGACGGAGACTTTATTCCGCTTGTTGAATACTTAAAATCACTAGGAGTTCAGGTAGAGGTGATTGCATTTGGAAGATCCGCATCCGGGAAGCTCCGCGAAGTAGCAGATGACTTTATCGACCTCTGTGATGATCCAGGAAAATATTTAATGGGCGCACAACGACCGAGAGGTCGACAGTTCCGACGTCCACAAGGAGGAGCGCAGAGTTCATTACAAAAATAA